A stretch of Desulfobacter hydrogenophilus DNA encodes these proteins:
- a CDS encoding sulfotransferase family protein yields MENYCFISSMFRSGSTMLARMLNTHKNVACASDPMRPIFNSFRYDLAKNNYKNAHKRFDPLDDYFLQSFDLFQQILKGTFDVKPGIDHRRLFEVIQNRAMAFSGNWAEQIEVNDFNSYSEYIKYFTNQIDKIYGENKNNSYVIFKEVWALEFFPALKKLFPNIKCIAMVRDPRDIVASKNATGLSYPYFFMGRQWRKLAFLSSYLNHLYKDDFYVIKYEDLVSQSDQYVKNLCAFLGIEFEQNLLDTTQYKDGSGNPWFQNTSYGTNVPQYINSKSIGKWKSQLNDLDVRSIELICNDWMQHFDYQLSNSRNDLLSMGVDDFRIFNNNELATWIRPFAFDRDREWLSNQMLIEKMRSYEKRCFSDDENFRLQIKWW; encoded by the coding sequence ATGGAAAACTATTGTTTTATTTCATCAATGTTTCGTTCCGGAAGCACAATGCTTGCGAGAATGCTTAATACGCATAAAAATGTGGCCTGTGCAAGTGATCCGATGCGCCCTATTTTCAATAGCTTTCGATATGATTTAGCTAAAAATAATTATAAAAATGCACATAAAAGATTTGATCCTTTAGATGATTATTTTTTACAATCCTTTGATTTATTCCAGCAAATACTGAAGGGTACATTTGATGTTAAACCAGGCATTGATCATAGAAGATTATTTGAGGTAATACAAAATAGGGCAATGGCATTTTCAGGCAACTGGGCAGAGCAGATAGAGGTGAATGATTTCAATTCATACAGTGAGTATATTAAATATTTTACAAACCAGATAGATAAAATTTATGGCGAAAATAAAAATAATTCTTACGTAATATTTAAAGAAGTTTGGGCATTAGAATTTTTTCCGGCTCTGAAAAAACTTTTCCCAAATATAAAATGTATTGCAATGGTAAGAGACCCTCGAGATATAGTTGCATCAAAAAATGCAACGGGATTGTCTTATCCCTATTTTTTTATGGGTAGGCAGTGGAGAAAACTAGCATTTTTATCATCCTATCTGAATCATTTATACAAAGATGATTTTTATGTTATTAAATATGAAGATTTGGTCAGTCAGTCAGATCAATACGTAAAAAATCTATGTGCTTTTTTAGGAATTGAATTCGAACAGAACCTTTTGGACACAACTCAATATAAGGATGGCTCAGGTAATCCATGGTTCCAGAACACATCTTATGGTACAAATGTTCCTCAATATATAAATTCCAAATCAATTGGCAAATGGAAAAGTCAACTTAATGATTTAGATGTTAGATCTATTGAACTCATTTGTAATGATTGGATGCAGCATTTTGACTATCAATTATCCAACAGCCGAAATGATTTATTATCTATGGGGGTAGACGATTTTCGAATTTTTAATAACAATGAGTTGGCAACGTGGATTCGGCCTTTTGCTTTTGACCGTGATAGGGAATGGCTTTCCAATCAAATGCTAATAGAAAAAATGAGATCTTATGAAAAACGGTGTTTTTCTGATGATGAAAATTTCCGTTTGCAAATTAAGTGGTGGTAA
- a CDS encoding IS1380 family transposase: MPTTINVKHGNENLVSQSGLLPVGALLKSINFAERFKNLPDVHCVDPNISHGEILSSMLGLICVGKPDYIAIEIFRQDPFFFTQAMGISNCPSQSTLRERIDLIGESANELIKEASVEMIRGKAPAISPVQTSVGNYIPLDLDVSPFDNSKTKKEGVSRTYKGCDGYAPMFGYLGTEGYLINVELRKGSQHCQKNTPAFIQEILKLTRQITQEPLLMRLDSGNDSQDNFEIIKKYEGVDVLVKRNLRKESLDGWFILAQNTENVKLIRCKHKSVWVGQTTVDPKGHALPRPIVFKVTERYEEKGEPLLFPKIEVETYWITITGLSPQEVINLYHDHGTSEQFHSEIKSDIGLERFPSCHFSSNSLILHLALLAYNTLRIIGQISLEEQDENNLPVNRRKTVSRRRLRTVMQDLMYMAGRLIYSGRRWSISFGKINPFAQLAENVLHRLRCSPG; the protein is encoded by the coding sequence ATGCCGACCACTATCAATGTAAAACATGGAAATGAAAACCTTGTCAGTCAAAGCGGATTGCTCCCTGTAGGTGCATTGCTTAAGTCCATTAATTTTGCTGAGCGCTTCAAAAATTTACCGGATGTACATTGTGTTGATCCTAATATTTCTCATGGAGAGATCCTTTCGTCCATGTTAGGACTTATTTGTGTTGGTAAGCCAGACTACATCGCTATTGAAATTTTCAGGCAGGATCCATTTTTTTTTACCCAAGCTATGGGAATCAGCAATTGTCCTTCCCAATCAACCTTGCGTGAACGTATTGACCTGATCGGGGAATCTGCCAATGAACTTATCAAGGAAGCTTCAGTTGAAATGATTCGAGGCAAAGCACCCGCCATTTCACCAGTTCAGACGAGTGTCGGCAATTATATTCCCTTAGACCTGGATGTCAGCCCCTTTGACAATTCAAAAACGAAAAAAGAGGGGGTTTCCAGGACATACAAAGGTTGTGATGGATATGCACCGATGTTCGGATATCTGGGAACTGAAGGATATTTAATCAATGTGGAGCTTAGAAAAGGCAGTCAGCATTGTCAAAAAAACACCCCGGCATTCATTCAAGAAATATTGAAATTAACCAGGCAGATCACCCAAGAACCTCTTCTTATGCGTCTTGATTCAGGAAATGACAGTCAGGATAATTTTGAAATAATAAAAAAATACGAAGGTGTTGATGTCTTGGTTAAGCGCAATTTACGTAAAGAATCTTTGGATGGCTGGTTTATCCTGGCTCAGAATACTGAAAACGTTAAATTGATTCGCTGTAAACACAAAAGTGTGTGGGTCGGGCAAACAACTGTTGACCCCAAAGGGCATGCATTGCCACGTCCGATTGTCTTCAAAGTGACTGAACGATATGAAGAAAAAGGAGAACCCCTGCTTTTTCCCAAAATCGAAGTAGAGACCTATTGGATTACCATAACCGGGCTGAGCCCCCAAGAGGTCATTAATTTATACCATGATCATGGAACCAGTGAACAATTTCACTCAGAAATTAAAAGTGATATTGGGTTAGAACGGTTCCCCAGCTGCCATTTTAGCAGCAACAGCCTGATTCTCCATCTCGCTCTTTTGGCGTACAACACCCTTAGAATCATAGGCCAAATTAGTCTTGAGGAACAGGATGAGAACAATCTTCCGGTCAACCGTAGAAAAACAGTCTCACGAAGGAGGTTAAGAACAGTCATGCAGGACTTAATGTATATGGCCGGCCGTTTAATTTATAGTGGCAGGCGGTGGAGCATTTCATTTGGTAAGATTAACCCATTCGCCCAATTGGCTGAGAACGTATTGCACCGATTACGTTGTTCTCCCGGATAA
- a CDS encoding 6-hydroxymethylpterin diphosphokinase MptE-like protein, with the protein MEIFESNMAFLKKKHPGEWEKISGAQDMPNQAELVFKNSDKPNLKLNLSENLSIYFHDADKPGRECDSFLSRIGEESTGVMIILGLGLGYSALEIVRRLKKIKHIIIFELNIEFFLCGLNHLDLSDLLTDNRVILSLGDPGDVSDILKPANRGLMLEDIHTYKLTACFQANNAYEQLAASVFNYASDCNMEGSTKTIHGQQFFENRIKHLTSIHHDNLLEELSYKFKGIPALIVAAGPSLDKNIDEISRAVGKAVIISVDAALPSLLARGIKPDFVTAIDYQELTYEKIAGVAANPLSRDINLICTSWVTPVVPKVFPAKNIFWAFGHHALESWINTSLGGELAVGAAGTVAHLNFISAKVMGCDPVIFVGQDLAFSENKDHSSNVVLTNKESMDTMLKDGRNILWVKGVNGPDVPTTRVFFSYKLAFEEMIEGAKGKFINATEGGAVIEGTENITLASAIERFCKNPVVVDEEVKPKKTNLEKSMRTTLNKLKNLEKIIDKADRLSVSVLRDVDKLKGNGKRLTSLSKLPLKLQKKIVDLDSCHNRADKNQLWSIFDDMTMDGMREDEREKKEIETLEKEPEKYLEWLSKSVVRTDRVNKLRIKNLTKFKKQLNELIVYHNNEKALLAKIERNNPNSQGKTGAAAKTNNKNPFPVNPQLEAPIKAEVQDILELTRIYYQSEDYVLLEKLLVRYSSGLDEFAEINFYLGVIALFRSEYEKANNYFKSALTLDSSYKERIFDKGYEIADFYFKKAVPEGKTIPSDAYSNRMRNLLLRGLKCCSYHKNLKAFFRKVVEYDMQTARQSLETQDKEKIETNRQIFENLVGTEINEKEFQNSMDKFAVANFYHVYGDLLIEEKEYQKALDSFQKALTDLPDEPGLYISITDTYFALGDFNSGLETLKKAVDLDKNYAVYWDNIGDILQAQKDYNGAIMAYERYFLALPEQVGALKKIGDCYKNLDNLEAALEAYRQFKKLAAG; encoded by the coding sequence ATGGAAATTTTTGAAAGCAATATGGCCTTTTTGAAAAAAAAGCATCCTGGTGAATGGGAAAAAATTTCCGGGGCCCAAGATATGCCAAATCAGGCAGAGCTTGTTTTTAAAAACAGTGACAAGCCTAATTTAAAATTAAACTTGTCTGAAAATCTATCCATATATTTCCATGATGCAGATAAGCCGGGCAGAGAGTGTGATTCTTTTCTTTCCAGGATTGGAGAGGAATCAACAGGGGTTATGATAATTCTGGGATTAGGGCTTGGATATTCAGCCCTTGAAATCGTACGAAGGCTGAAAAAGATCAAGCACATTATTATATTTGAGCTGAATATCGAATTCTTTCTTTGCGGCTTGAATCATCTGGACCTCTCAGACCTTCTTACCGACAATCGTGTTATTCTCTCCCTTGGTGATCCGGGTGATGTGTCGGATATACTCAAACCCGCAAACCGGGGGTTAATGCTTGAAGATATTCACACCTACAAACTTACCGCCTGTTTCCAGGCAAACAACGCCTATGAACAATTAGCCGCCTCTGTTTTTAATTATGCCAGCGATTGCAACATGGAGGGTTCAACCAAGACGATACACGGCCAGCAATTTTTCGAAAACAGAATAAAACATCTGACATCGATTCACCATGATAACCTGCTGGAGGAGCTTTCCTATAAATTCAAGGGGATTCCTGCCTTGATAGTTGCGGCCGGCCCATCCCTTGACAAGAATATCGATGAGATCTCCAGGGCTGTGGGTAAAGCTGTCATCATATCTGTGGACGCTGCGCTGCCGTCTCTCCTTGCCCGGGGAATAAAGCCTGATTTTGTAACCGCCATTGACTATCAGGAGCTTACATATGAAAAAATTGCAGGCGTGGCAGCTAATCCCCTGAGCAGAGATATCAATCTTATCTGCACCTCCTGGGTTACCCCGGTTGTACCCAAAGTTTTTCCAGCAAAAAACATCTTCTGGGCATTTGGTCACCATGCTCTTGAAAGCTGGATCAACACTTCCCTAGGAGGGGAACTGGCAGTGGGGGCAGCCGGAACAGTTGCCCACCTGAATTTTATATCTGCAAAGGTCATGGGGTGTGATCCTGTCATCTTTGTAGGGCAGGACCTGGCATTTTCTGAAAACAAGGATCACTCCTCAAATGTGGTATTAACAAATAAAGAATCCATGGATACCATGCTCAAGGATGGGCGGAATATTTTGTGGGTAAAGGGGGTAAATGGTCCTGATGTCCCCACGACAAGGGTATTTTTTTCTTATAAGCTTGCCTTTGAGGAGATGATTGAAGGGGCAAAAGGTAAATTCATAAATGCCACGGAAGGCGGTGCGGTTATAGAGGGTACTGAAAACATTACGCTTGCCTCTGCCATAGAAAGGTTCTGCAAAAATCCTGTGGTTGTTGATGAAGAGGTTAAGCCAAAGAAAACTAATCTTGAAAAATCCATGCGAACCACCCTTAACAAATTAAAAAATCTTGAAAAAATAATAGACAAGGCAGACCGGCTATCCGTATCAGTTCTAAGGGATGTGGATAAATTAAAAGGCAATGGGAAACGATTGACCTCCCTATCAAAGCTTCCCTTGAAACTGCAAAAAAAAATAGTTGATCTGGATTCGTGTCACAATCGAGCTGATAAAAACCAGCTATGGTCGATTTTTGATGATATGACCATGGATGGCATGAGAGAGGATGAGAGGGAAAAAAAAGAAATTGAAACCCTTGAAAAAGAGCCTGAAAAATATTTGGAATGGCTCTCAAAGAGCGTGGTCAGAACTGACAGGGTAAATAAACTTAGAATAAAGAATCTAACCAAGTTTAAAAAACAGCTGAATGAACTGATAGTTTATCACAACAATGAAAAGGCTCTATTGGCCAAAATAGAACGAAACAACCCAAACAGCCAGGGCAAAACAGGGGCAGCTGCCAAAACGAACAATAAAAATCCTTTTCCGGTGAACCCCCAGTTAGAGGCCCCCATAAAGGCTGAGGTGCAGGATATTCTTGAATTGACAAGAATTTATTATCAGTCAGAAGATTATGTGCTTTTAGAAAAATTATTGGTTAGGTATAGCTCTGGTCTGGATGAATTTGCGGAAATAAATTTTTACCTGGGTGTTATCGCATTGTTTCGTAGTGAATATGAAAAGGCTAATAATTATTTTAAGTCAGCATTAACCTTGGATAGCTCTTATAAAGAGAGGATTTTTGATAAAGGTTATGAAATAGCTGATTTCTATTTTAAGAAAGCTGTTCCAGAGGGCAAAACTATTCCTTCAGATGCTTATTCGAACAGAATGAGAAATCTTTTATTAAGGGGCTTGAAATGTTGTTCATATCATAAAAATCTTAAGGCATTTTTTAGAAAGGTGGTTGAATATGATATGCAGACAGCAAGGCAAAGCCTTGAGACCCAGGATAAAGAAAAAATAGAAACAAACAGGCAAATTTTTGAGAACCTGGTTGGAACCGAAATCAATGAAAAAGAGTTCCAAAATTCCATGGACAAATTTGCTGTCGCAAATTTTTATCACGTCTACGGCGATCTTTTAATAGAGGAGAAAGAGTATCAAAAAGCGTTGGATAGTTTTCAAAAAGCTCTAACCGATTTGCCTGACGAGCCAGGTCTATATATTTCTATAACCGATACCTATTTTGCCCTTGGTGATTTTAACTCCGGTCTGGAAACCCTGAAAAAAGCGGTGGATTTAGATAAGAATTATGCCGTGTACTGGGATAATATCGGCGATATTCTTCAGGCTCAAAAAGATTACAATGGTGCCATCATGGCGTATGAACGATATTTTCTGGCTTTGCCTGAACAGGTTGGAGCTCTAAAAAAAATCGGTGACTGCTATAAAAATCTTGATAATCTTGAGGCTGCCCTTGAAGCATATAGGCAGTTTAAAAAACTGGCTGCCGGTTAA
- a CDS encoding DUF4910 domain-containing protein — protein sequence MKNGVFLMMKISVCKLSGGKMSLAYTIISDLWRLPRHFASSGYDEAVAYLKKILPFREIKFTSEDECNGWIIPPKWEVLQALIIKDNKIILDGMKHPLSVVSHSLSFEGNVDLKTLKQHLHYDNRYNDAIPYHFRYSYRPWDRDWGFCVTKNFYESLEDGIYSIKIKTLEDEPELKIIDYRIQGESDYEFLFVAHLDHPGMANDDLSGCAVGCELMNELSKQKTKFSYRLILVQEIIGSQLYLEKIFKNNIIGGVFLEMLGVNINLSMQSSYAETSSMDYFLKKALKEYNCENILEFKSIIGNDELVFESYGIPMPSLIRFPYPEYHCDKDNIDIIEQSKLSEAIAILLKMVEFIEDDIVINKKFKGVMCLSNPNCNLYVDSGQPAFGKNDDNIQMRRVMDYLSIMPETEFLSILCHKFKINKNVVYEYLKKWADHHLIEMI from the coding sequence ATGAAAAACGGTGTTTTTCTGATGATGAAAATTTCCGTTTGCAAATTAAGTGGTGGTAAAATGAGCTTAGCCTATACAATAATATCCGATCTTTGGCGTTTACCAAGACATTTTGCATCTAGTGGGTATGATGAAGCTGTGGCCTATTTAAAAAAGATACTACCATTCCGTGAAATTAAATTTACTTCAGAGGATGAATGTAACGGCTGGATCATCCCGCCTAAATGGGAGGTCTTACAAGCTCTCATAATTAAAGATAACAAAATTATCTTAGATGGGATGAAACACCCTTTATCTGTTGTGAGTCATTCTCTTTCTTTTGAAGGAAACGTTGATCTTAAGACATTAAAACAACATCTGCACTACGATAACCGTTATAATGATGCCATCCCTTATCACTTCCGCTATTCATATCGTCCATGGGATAGAGATTGGGGTTTTTGTGTAACTAAAAACTTTTATGAAAGCCTGGAAGATGGAATCTATTCAATAAAAATCAAAACACTTGAAGATGAGCCTGAATTAAAAATAATTGATTATAGAATTCAAGGTGAATCAGATTATGAATTTTTGTTTGTAGCTCATTTAGATCATCCAGGAATGGCGAATGATGACTTAAGTGGATGTGCTGTAGGCTGTGAATTGATGAATGAACTTTCAAAACAAAAAACAAAATTTTCATATAGACTTATTTTAGTGCAAGAGATTATAGGCTCCCAATTATACTTGGAAAAAATTTTTAAAAACAATATTATTGGTGGTGTATTTCTTGAAATGCTTGGAGTAAATATTAATTTATCGATGCAAAGTTCATATGCTGAGACTTCGAGCATGGACTATTTTTTGAAAAAAGCATTAAAAGAATATAATTGTGAGAATATTTTGGAATTTAAAAGTATTATCGGAAATGATGAACTCGTATTTGAATCTTATGGCATCCCAATGCCTTCTCTTATCAGATTCCCATACCCTGAATATCACTGCGACAAAGACAATATTGATATTATCGAGCAAAGCAAATTATCAGAAGCAATAGCAATTTTACTAAAGATGGTAGAATTTATTGAAGATGATATAGTTATAAATAAAAAGTTCAAAGGTGTTATGTGCCTGTCAAATCCGAATTGTAATTTATATGTTGATTCCGGGCAACCAGCATTTGGGAAAAATGACGACAACATACAAATGAGAAGGGTTATGGATTATCTTTCAATTATGCCTGAAACTGAATTTTTATCTATCCTTTGTCATAAATTTAAAATAAATAAAAATGTTGTTTATGAATATCTTAAAAAGTGGGCAGACCATCATTTAATAGAAATGATTTAA
- the pseI gene encoding pseudaminic acid synthase has product MITINNRKIGPSEKPFIIAEMSGNHNQSLDRALEIVEAAAKAGVHGLKIQTYTPDTMTLDLNEGEFLISDSDSLWAGKSLYELYGEAYTPWEWHKPIFDRTRELGIIPFSTPFDDTAVDFLEDLNVPCYKIASFENTDLPLIRRVAATGNPLIISTGMATIAELDETVRSAREAGCKDLILLKCTSTYPATADNTNILTIPHMRELFDCEVGLSDHTMGVGVSVASIAMGASVIEKHFTLNRADGGVDSAFSMEPQEMAQLVTETERAWQALGKITYGTTQAEEKSRIFRRSLYITQDMKAGNILTRENVRAIRPGHGLPPKYLDVVVGKRVCRNVKRGTPVSWGLF; this is encoded by the coding sequence ATGATCACCATTAACAATCGAAAAATAGGACCTTCCGAAAAACCCTTTATCATCGCTGAAATGTCCGGCAACCACAACCAATCCCTTGATCGGGCACTTGAAATTGTAGAGGCGGCAGCCAAGGCCGGAGTCCATGGGCTGAAAATCCAGACATACACGCCGGACACCATGACGTTGGATCTGAATGAGGGAGAGTTTCTCATCAGTGATTCCGACAGTCTGTGGGCAGGGAAATCCTTATATGAGCTGTATGGCGAGGCCTATACCCCCTGGGAATGGCACAAGCCCATTTTCGACCGTACCCGGGAATTGGGCATTATCCCATTCAGCACACCGTTTGATGACACGGCCGTCGATTTTCTGGAAGACCTGAATGTGCCATGCTACAAAATCGCCTCGTTTGAAAATACGGATCTGCCGCTGATCCGGCGCGTTGCCGCAACCGGTAACCCATTGATCATTTCCACAGGCATGGCCACCATAGCGGAACTCGATGAAACGGTCCGTTCCGCCCGTGAGGCCGGCTGCAAGGATCTGATTCTGCTCAAATGTACCAGCACCTACCCGGCCACGGCCGACAATACCAACATTCTGACCATTCCCCATATGCGGGAACTGTTCGACTGTGAAGTAGGATTGTCCGATCATACCATGGGTGTCGGGGTATCCGTCGCAAGCATTGCTATGGGTGCTTCTGTTATCGAAAAACACTTTACCCTCAATCGGGCTGATGGCGGTGTAGACAGCGCTTTTTCAATGGAACCCCAAGAAATGGCCCAGTTGGTAACTGAAACCGAACGTGCCTGGCAGGCTCTGGGAAAGATAACTTACGGCACTACGCAGGCCGAAGAAAAATCACGGATTTTTCGCCGCTCTCTTTATATAACACAGGATATGAAGGCCGGAAATATTTTGACAAGAGAAAATGTCCGTGCCATCCGGCCAGGGCATGGATTGCCTCCAAAGTATCTGGATGTGGTGGTGGGGAAGCGAGTGTGCCGGAATGTTAAACGAGGAACACCGGTAAGTTGGGGATTGTTTTGA
- a CDS encoding transferase — translation MILDLNEKELTDLMVKQLRALLCFNESTELMDLKKAIQLAIDKIAYLIPRCKNKYYFKNGAPYFTPFHSGQNTIFCYFVSHILYVNLGNENLAERIFYLNKILNGINIYYTTKLPDIFYLDHAVGTVIGKADFSDYFQFRQNVTVGNNFNKYPRFGRNVHLWSGATVIGDCNIGNNVIISARTYLKDQDIPDNSIVFGKYPEITIKGKDEDYFLNNNYFNMDIK, via the coding sequence ATGATACTGGATCTAAATGAAAAAGAGTTGACGGATTTGATGGTCAAACAACTTCGAGCATTATTGTGTTTCAATGAATCTACGGAACTAATGGATTTAAAGAAGGCAATTCAACTAGCAATAGATAAAATAGCGTATTTGATACCAAGGTGTAAAAATAAGTACTATTTTAAAAATGGTGCTCCATACTTTACACCATTTCATTCGGGGCAAAATACAATTTTTTGTTACTTTGTATCGCATATCCTTTATGTTAATTTAGGGAATGAAAATTTAGCAGAAAGAATTTTCTACTTAAACAAAATCCTTAATGGGATTAACATATATTATACGACAAAACTCCCTGATATTTTTTATTTGGACCATGCCGTTGGAACTGTCATAGGTAAGGCCGATTTTTCAGATTATTTTCAATTCAGGCAAAACGTCACTGTTGGAAATAATTTTAACAAATATCCTCGATTTGGAAGGAATGTTCATCTTTGGTCGGGTGCTACAGTTATCGGAGATTGTAATATCGGCAACAATGTTATTATTTCTGCCAGAACATACCTTAAAGATCAGGACATACCTGATAATAGTATTGTATTTGGAAAGTATCCTGAAATTACTATTAAAGGAAAAGATGAAGATTATTTTTTAAATAATAATTATTTTAATATGGATATAAAGTAA
- a CDS encoding formyltransferase family protein: MKISLLCSDPNHPVNAYLLRWIERNEATHAISLVRSKKYLSGGDILFLVSCSEIIGPIERKKYRSTLVLHASKLPHGRGWSPHIWQIIGGAKEITLSLLEAENAVDTGRIWHQVTLSVPKHALWDEINEQLFNAEISSIDFAVKHFEKINPVEQNKNIEPSYFPKRKPIDSKIDPKKSILSQFDLIRVCDPNRFPAYFELHGHKYKLQLEKIRD, encoded by the coding sequence ATGAAAATTTCTTTACTTTGCAGTGATCCAAATCATCCGGTAAATGCTTATCTGTTACGATGGATTGAACGTAATGAAGCAACTCATGCCATAAGTCTTGTCCGATCAAAAAAATATCTATCGGGGGGTGATATACTTTTTTTAGTTTCGTGTTCGGAAATCATTGGTCCCATAGAGAGAAAAAAATATCGGTCTACTCTGGTTTTGCATGCTAGCAAATTACCACATGGACGCGGTTGGAGTCCACATATATGGCAAATAATTGGTGGCGCAAAAGAAATTACACTGAGTCTTTTAGAAGCTGAAAATGCTGTTGATACCGGACGAATATGGCATCAGGTAACACTTTCTGTCCCCAAACATGCGCTATGGGATGAAATAAACGAGCAGCTTTTTAATGCAGAAATTTCCTCAATAGACTTTGCTGTTAAACATTTCGAAAAGATAAATCCTGTTGAGCAAAATAAAAATATTGAACCATCATACTTTCCAAAACGAAAACCTATTGACAGTAAAATCGATCCTAAAAAGAGTATATTAAGTCAGTTTGATCTTATCCGAGTTTGTGATCCAAATAGATTTCCAGCATATTTTGAACTTCACGGGCACAAATATAAACTTCAATTGGAAAAAATCAGAGATTAA